The region CAGGTGCACCGCCGCCTGACGACCGAAGGTATCAAATTGCCGCATTTAACCGGCATATCGATTGTCCGCTGTGCAAACGATGAGGTACTTCTGCTCGACTTGAAACAGCAGGACGGTGCCGCGCATCTGGCTGGCACCCCTGGCAAAGTTACGGCGTACCGTTTCGACCCGGCATGCGTAGCGACGGTGACGACGGACGACGGCGATATCGAGTTATATGACTTGAACAATGCGCCCAGCAAATTCACCTACGATTGGGCCAGCGATGATGCTTTTGCGCTACGCATTGCACGTGCCGCAGCGAGTGCCGGCGACGTGCACGCGCACAACCTTATTGCATGGCTTGACGGGTTCGCAAAGCGGGGACGATCGCTGACATCAGTTGATCCGTCCGATGTCATTGCAGCGAACGACGCCATTCGGGCTGGCAAAATGGCCAAGCGGCTTGCCGATGATCAGGAATTGCTTCGCAAGTTCATCAACGCGTTCGCAGCGGACGAACGTATTAGCGGCGTCATCAGGTCGTGCGCTGCACAGATCGCTGAAGAGGAGCGGGATGCGGCGCGAAGTAGGGCCGGGAAGGCAGTCGTGGTGGAAATTGCGGCCCACCGTGAAAACATGCTGCAAGAACTTGAAAATGAGCTAGACAAGATCAAGCGGACGCAACTGTCTCAACTTGAGGAAGCTCACAAGCAGCGTTTGAATGAACTCAAGGTCGAGCTCGACCACCGACAGGTTGCTGAAGAAGAAGTGCTGCGGTGCGGTGCCGGCGCGCGACGCGCCGCCATAGAGGCGGCTGTTCTGATCCTCGAAAACCAGCATGTCGCGCTTAGCGAGGAGGTGAAGCACCTGACGGCGGCGAAAGACGAGGTTCAACGCGCATTGACGCCACTGCTTGCCGCAGCAAACGATGTCAACAGGTCGCTGGAGGCGCTTCGGCGCGAGGCAGACGATGTTCATACGGCATTGCTGGCAGAGCGGGCGACATTGACGGCGCTCGAGATGAAATATCCAACTCTGCACATGCCCGCCGGTGCCGCAATTGTATCGACAGCAAAGCTGGGCGAAAACATCGCAGTGTCCAAACTGTTGTCGACAGAGGGAAAAGAGCTCATGTTGCAGTTCGCCGCGCTTATGCTTGCCGGGGAGGTCCCGGTGTTATGCGGCCCAGGCGTGCTCGACTTTCTGTCGGTCGCCGAAATAATGCTTTCGGCTGGGCGCGCTATCCGGATGGAAGCGGACCCAACCATAATTACTTTTGAAGATCTCTGGGTGCGCCCGGGGCTCGGCGTGTCCACTAGGCTTGGATATGCACTACGCAGCGCCGTTGGCGCAGCGGACGAGCCGCGAACCAGTCTCGCTGTCATCGAGCGAGCGGAACGCTCGGGCGCTCGCTTCTGGTATCCATCGCTGTGCAACTGCGCGGAACAAGGTGATTTGCCACGACGCTTCCTGCTGTGCGCAACCGTTGAAGACTCAAGTTGCGACGAGGCGTCGGCGCTCTTCAACCACGCTGTACGCCTGGATATCAGCGACGCGCTGGCCCCAAATGGAGAATTCGCTCTGGCGATGGCGAGAACGAATGCCTCCGTACCGAAAGACGAGCTAGATCCGGGAGCTGCCCGCGCTGACACCACATTGGCTGCGGCCGATCTCATCAAGCATGTGAAGACGCTGGGCGCGGCCCGTAGCGTAAGAGCGCTACGCGTTCTTGCACAGGCGCGCGAGATGGACACCAACGCATCAGCGGCTATGTTCATCAAACTTTTCACGACTTCAAGCGGCACCGCCGCCATCTCTTTGCGGAGCGTTCTCAATGCTTGACCCGATTGGCGGTTTCAACCGTATCAAGGATTTTTTCATCTCCTATGTGGAGACCAGTTTTCGTATTTCCGATCCGGCTTCCGCTGCGGCGCGTCGCGCGTTGCTAAACTCGCTCGGTGCATTTACAACTGAACCATTTATTGAACCGGTGCTGCGCTACAAGAGCGACGGCGTCAAGCTGGAGGACCTGGCCAGAAGGGCAGATGGCCCTCTTGCACCGTTGTCCGAGGAAGGTCGCCGGGCTTTTGCAGAACTTGCCCTGTCGGGCCTGTTTGACGGTAAGCCCAGCAGCGGCGACATTCGCCGCGCTTCCAACTACGCGCCGTACCGCCACCAACTCGATATGCTTGAGCGTGGCGTGCGTCCGGGACATCCTGGCGTCGTCACGTCCGGCACCGGCTCCGGAAAGACCGAAAGCTTCATGTTGCCAGTGCTCGCTGCGATTGCAAACGAAGCTGTTAACTGGACAAGTCCCGACAGGAGCTACATGACCGAGCAGTGGTGGCGCAGTGCCACAGCTGATTGGTCGTTGGCGCGCGCTGGCGAACGCCGCCCTGCAGCCGTCCGCGCCTTGGTGCTCTACCCGATGAACGCGCTCGTTGAAGATCAAATGGTGCGCCTGCGTCGCACGCTTGACTCGGAGGAGGCGCGTGCGGTTATGACTGAGCGGTTTTCGGGAAACCGCGTATTCTTTGGACAGTACACGAGCGGCATCGAGGTGACTGGGCATCAAGCGCATCCAAGGCTTACCGGCGACACTGAGGAGAAAAAGCGACGAAAGCGGCGCCTTACGAAATTGCGCTCTACCTTGCAGCGCGCAGAACAGGACCAAAACGCGGCGCGTAAGCATGATTCGAGTGAAATGGAACGCTTTAACTTAGAGCGCGCGTTAGCTGATCAGGAAGGCCGCGATGCGCCAGAGGCTCCGGAGACAACTCGGTATATTTTTCCTGCCCTTGATGGTGGCGAGATGCTGTCCCGGTGGGACATGCAGGAGACCCCTCCTGACCTGTTGATTACAAACGCGTCGATGCTTGGTGCAATGCTTTCGCGAGAGGTTGAAGACCCCATTTTCGAGCAAACGCGCGAGTGGCTGTTGACCAATGATGATGCCTATTTTTATCTGGTGTTCGACGAATTGCACCTGGTGCGCGGATCGGCCGGTACAGAGGTCTCGTTCCTGGCGAAAGCGCTCATTGAGAGGCTAGGTTTGGCGAACCCCAAGCACCGGTACAAACTGCGCATCCTTGCGTCATCCGCGTCGATGCCGATGGATGGCGACGATGGCCAGCGCTCCAGACAGTATTTGCGCGACATGTTCGCGCCATACGGCACGAGTGTTGCCGCAGGCGACCTAGGCAAAGACGACGCCGGCTTCTGGAAGACGTGCGTGGTCGAGGGTTCCCCGAACATTCCGAATTGGGGCCAGGGAAAGCTCGATGCTGCACCGTTTGAGGCGCTGTTCAAGGCGGGGCTCGGCTCGCGCACGGATTTTATTGCCAAGCTGACGGGCACGCCAGAGCTCACTCATGCGCTCAAGGGAACTGCGTTAGCGCTTGGAGTGGCTGACGAAGACGAGGGAAGGCTGGTCGTCAAGGTGGCCGAGGCAGCTGCCGCTGCGCTGACAAACGCCTGTCGTGAACAAAACAGGGTACGCGCTTCATCAGCCTCTGTCATCAGCGAACGGCTTTTTAAAGGTGACGTGCAAGACTTCGACGCGGCGCTGCGAGGCTTGATGTTGGCGCGCGCCTTGCCTGAATCGAAAATATGGAAAGTGCGTGTGGCACTCGATACGCCAGCATTCCGTGTACACACCTTCATCCGAAATATTGAGGGGCTGTTCGGCGCGCCGACGGCCACGAAAAACGGCATTGTCTTTGACGACCTGACGGTCGAACGAGGACTGTCGCATGCACCGCCGCGTGCAAATCAGGCAAAAGGCAGAAGGCTGTTTGAGCTTTTGTATTGTGAAGCGTGCGGCGACATGCTGCTCGGCGGCCAGCGCGGAGAGCGTCGAATTATCTCTAGGTCGACCGAACTGCTGCCGTCATCGGGTAATCTGGAAAACCTTCCTGAACGTGCCGCCAACGACTACTACGACCGCATGACGTTCGAAGAGTTTGCGGTGTTCTGGCCGCGTCGTACCGCACCGATGCTTCCAGAATACGATTACGACGTGTGGCAGCCGGCACATTTAGACCCACATTCCGGCGTTGTTGTATGTGGTCTGGAGATCCCAGCGGGTAACGTTGGCGGCTATTTGTATTTTCAGACCGATAACGCCGTTAGTGTTGGTCGCAATGGCAATAATTCCAAGACAGAACCGAAGCGCGCAAAGTCTGCGCAGCCGTTTTGCTGCCCGAAATGTGGCACTGATTATTCGCGTAGGCCGTCCTCAAGCCGCCAGCGTTCACCAATTCGTGCGTTCCGCACCGGTGTCTCAAAAGCATCGCAGCTAGTGGCAACCGAAATGTTTGAGCTACTGCACGCCGTCGGTGCCGAGCCTAAGGGCATCTGTTTCTCGGACAGTCGTCAGGATGCGGCTAATCAGGCGCTCAACATTGAAGAAATGCACTTGCGCGACTTGCGTCGGGAGGTTCTGGTAGCGGCTGCGCGAGCTCGTGTTGAGAGGCCAATAGGGGAACAACTCAGTGAGGAAAAATACAAAGAAATGATGAGTCGCCTGCTACAAGCAAGCGATTACGATGCAATGGAGGATTTGTCTAAGCGGTTCGGTGGGCAGCGCCAAGGCGATCAAGTTCGCGCTTTGCGCAAAGTCGCGCTCAGAGATCTGCTGAACGGGTCCAATGGTTCGGGCGTGGGCGATATCGTTGCGGCATTCGTCAACATGGGCATCCATCCGTTTGACCGCCATGGACGAGCATTATACGGAGATCATCCATGGCATAAACTGTTCTGTGAGGCCAATGGATCTGTTGAATACGCGAAGAACTTGACTGGCGCAGCCCAGGCGGATCTGACGGCGAAAATTCTTAAACAGCAGTACGAGCTCAATGATGACGTGATTTTCGCTAATACGTTTTACTCGCTTGAGGAGACGGGTCTGGGATACCCATGTTTAAACTCTGGCGAAAGCCAAAACGCGATGGATGCCTGGCTGCGCGTGTTTGCTGGTGCTTACCGGATCAAGGACAACCATTTTGTCGAAGACGGCAAAGTGCGAGAGTGGGTGCAGGGTATTGATGTGCCGATTAAAAATCGCGTCAGAAAGATCGCCGATAAGGTGTTCCCGACAGACGCTATTGCAGGTCTGACGGACTTGCTACAGCGCTTTTCCCTGGCGGGACATAGATCAGGGTTGTTTAGCATCGAACACCTTTACATTAAGGTGGCAGACGAAAATGACCCTTACTGGCGGTGCCGCAACTGTGAACGCGTGCATTTGCATACCGGTTTCGGTTTGTGCACGCGCTGCGGCGAAGCGCTTGACAAGTCGCCGGTCGGTCGCGCCGGCGAACTGTGGACGACCAATTTCCTTGGAAAGCGAATCGTTCGCGGCGCGGCTGATGGTGTGCCACGTTTTCGCCTTCGAGTCGAAGAGCTGACTGGGCAAACAGAAGACTTCGCCGATAGACTACGTAAGTTCAAAGGCATCTTTGTAAATGGAGAAAGCGAAACTGAAAAACGCGCGAGCGCAATCGACATGCTCTCCGTTACCACTACGATGGAAGTCGGGATTGATATCGGTGCCCTGCAGTCTGTCTATCAGGCGAATATGCCACCGCAGCGGTTCAACTACCAGCAGCGCGTCGGACGTGCAGGCCGTCGAGCCCAGGCGTTCTCATTTGTCGTGACTTTCTGCCGCGGCCGGTCGCATGATGCGTATTACTTTGCACATCCTCATGCCATTACCGGCGACGCGCCGCCCCCGCCATTTTTGGCCGTGGAACACGATCCCATCCCGATGCGGCTGCTGCGAAAAGCATGGCTGCGTGCCGCGTTCCAAAAATTGAGGGATGATTGCGCGAAAGCGAACAAACCGTATCCAGGCGACGCGCTAACGCCGCCAGATGTCCACGGCGAGTATGTGACGACGCGCGATTATTACCATGATCCTGCTGCGCAGTGGTCTTTGCGCTTAAAGGCTGCGCTGGAGGCCACGCTCTCCGAACGCGACGCGTTCCTGAATGCGGCTGTGACGGGCGCGCAGCGCACTCGATTACTCGCCAATGCGACACCGTCCAAGATCATTGAGGAGATCGAGTCACTGCGAGAACATGCGCTTGATGCAGATTATGGACTTGCGAAGTTCCTTGCCGAAGGGGGGCTCTTCCCAATGTACGGCATGCCCACCCGCGTCAGGAATCTCTATCTCGGACTGCGTGAAGAGCGGGGCGAAAAGAATGAGTACGCATGGTCGACAATGGATCGCGATCTGGACATGGCCGTGCTTGAGTATGCTCCAGGAAATTCCTTGGTGAAAGACAAGTTGCGGCACAAAGTGGTCGGATTTTCCAGTAACCTGACTGACCCCGTTTATCGCGGGACCTTGACTGCGCAAGCAGTGGGGCGCTGGTGGGAGACGCAATCTTACGTGGCGCTATGCGCGTCCTGTGGGGCTGCCAAATTCACTGAGAATGAGCCAGAAGGCGATGCTGCATGCGACGACTGCCAGACTACCCTGCTGAAGGATGTGTTTTCCCGTTACGTTACACCAGCAGCCTTCCGCACTGATTTCACTCCTTCTAACGAAGAAGAAACAACGCCACGACTATCGCAACGTACGGTGGCGACAGTACTGAAAGAAGGGATACCTGTTGACCAGGCGAACATGCGGATCTGGCGTGGGGCGGGTGCGACCATCTTACAACTGAACGATGGACCGATGGACGCCGAGGGCGAGGCAACGCGCTTCCTTGTTGACGAGGCAGGGGACACGCGTGTTTCCATTCCGGGCTCTGGTGGGACATTGCGCTTGAAGGACGGGCAGGCTATTGAAACCAATGCCCGCCAAAAGAACCCTGCTCGATGGCCTCTGTCAGAACTTGGTCAGCAAGGCCTCTCCGTCGGTCTCGTAGCTCGCAAGGAAACGGATGCGGTCTATCTCGAATTACGCGAGTTTGACCCGCGCCTCAACTTGGACTGCGTAGCCCGAAAAGGAGATCATTCCGACATCGCAGCGCGCGCTGCGGCCATTAGCGCCACCCAAATCCTTATACAGCGGGCGGCGCTTGAGCTCGACGTGTCGCCGGAAGAGTTTGTAGCGTTGGAGCCCCGACTGCGGGGCGGTAGGCCAATGCTGCAGATCGCTGACGCTCTGATCAATGGATCCGGTCTATGTCGCCGACTTGGTGAACCAAGTGTACCGGGTGGGCCCTCGTATATCGGACAGATCGTTGAGGCGATTTTGTCGCGCGATGATGCTTGGCCGCTTAAAGATTTTGTAGAGGCGCATCCACACGCCGCCCATCACCAGGACCAGTGCATGACGTCCTGCTACCGCTGTGTTCAACGGTTTGGCAACCGAAGCTATCACGGCTTGCTTGATTGGCGCCTAGGCCTTGCGTACTTGCGCGCGTTGGCCAACCCAGCCTACAGCTGCGGGCTCAATCCAAGTGAGGACGAGTTGCCTGAATTGGCCGGATGGCGAAAGCGGGCGCAGGCACTCGCCGAAGAAGTGGCGTTAATGCGGCCGAGCGCTATACACAGTGAAACGTTGCCACATACTGGGCTGTCATGCATCGTTGAGCAGAGCGGCAAGGAGACGTGGCGATATGTAGTACTTCATCCGCTCTGGAAAAAAAATCCGGAGGCGCTCAGGACAATTTTGGGGGGGGACTACCAAGGAGGCATGATTCCTGTCGACACTTACAATCTTGAGCGGCGCCCACTTCGCGTCTTGGCGGATTTAAGAGAGCGGCGCGCCGGTCAACCAGAAAAGCTCTCAACTTAGTATTGCGAATTTACTGAATCAGCGGCACGCCACATGGTCCACGTGAAGTCTCCGGTTAGAGGTACAACGCTCATGAATACTATATTTTTTGACTAAAAGCTTCTCCGGTATTTCGGATAAAATGCTGCCTATGTCTACCTCTTTCATGTCGCTTGATCCTATGCTCCAAGATTGCTCTTCTGAGCAGTTGGATTCAGTTAAAAGTGCTCTACCTGCGGCCGTTCCCAAGCAGTTGCTGTCCTACTTTGAATTTTTCGCTGGAAGCGGCCTCGTCACGCAGGGTTTGAAAGGCATTTTCAATCCCGTTTGGGCTAATGATATCGACGCGAAGAAAGCTGCGGTCTACACCGCTAATCACTCAGGCAAACATTTCCATTTAGGATCGATCGCGGATGTGAAAGGGAGCGATCTTCCCGTGGCTCAGCTTGCGTGGGCGTCTTTCCCTTGTCAGGACCTTTCCCTTGCTGGACAAACTGGAGGTATTCATGGCAAGCGCAGTGGCCTCGTGTGGGAGTGGCTCCGCGTTATCGACGAGATGCCCGATCCGCCGCCGTTTTTGGTGGCTGAAAATGTTTTGGGACTGGTTTCCTCCAGCGGCGGTGCCCACTACCGTACTCTGCATGAAGCGCTGGTTCAGCGAGGCTACAAGGTTGGAGCTATGGTGATTGACGCTGTCCACTTTGTGCCGCAGTCTAGACCACGTATTTTTGTAGTCGCCGTCAAACGCGAGCTGTCTATTCCGCCTGAGCTCGAGCGCTCCACGCCTGGCTGGTGTCATCCGGAGGCGGTTCGCAAGGCTGCGGTGGGGCTCCCAGATTGGGTTTGGTGGGATTTACCCCAACCGACCGCGCGCGTCAAACCGCTGTCGGACATCATCGATTTTGATGCGGCGTATTCGGATGCCAAGGCAGATGAGCGTAATCTTCGGTTGATATCGCCAAAACAAGCTGATTTTTTAAACGCAATTCCGGAGCACGAGCTTGTTGTTGCACCGGGCTATAAGCGGATGCGGGGAAGTAAGCAAGTGTTGGAGCTGCGCTTTGACAATGTAGCTGGCTGCCTTCGAACTCCAAGCGGAGGCAGTAGCCGCCAAGTTTTAGTCATTCGCGAGAACGGCAAGCTGCAAAGCCGATTGCTCACTGTGCGAGAAACAGCGCGTCTTATGGGGGCTCCAGATACCTACAAAATTCCTGGCACCTACACCGACGGCTATAAGGCAATGGGTGATGCGGTGGCTGTGCCCGTTGCTGAGTGGCTTGCGGCCAAACTTCTTTTTCCTCTCGCGAGCGCTAATGCCCGTCAAACAAAACCTTGATTCAGTGCTCGCTGAAGTCAAAAATCGATTTCAAGTCAACGGTGTCGGCTTTCTTGCGGGCAATCTGTCGGTGCCATCGCCAAAATGAACTAGGCTGCAGAGATTCGTTGAACCATCGAGATCTTGCAGCCATTGGCTCAGTGCTTCTTTCAGGGGCGATGCCCGGGTCAGTCAGAAGCAGCGGAATGGGTCAATTTAGCGTCGGTGTCAACACTTGTTCCTACCATGTCGCCAAGAACTGCAGGCGTGCGTGCGCCGTAGCGCGTGGAGTAATACAAATGATTGAGCGATAGGAGCCGGATGAGTTGAGAGACTCACGTCCGTTTCCAGGAGAGCTGACCTACAGCGTAATACTGGAATGGCTGAAGAGCAGCTGGCCGGGCACGAAGGTCTGTGCTGTGGTCTAATTTGCTCGGACACCTCGATAGGTGGAAAATACACCACCTGAGGAGTTAGACATGACAACAAGAAAACGAAGAGTATTCGATGCCAGCTTGAAGCTGGAAGTAGTGCGCATGATCAAGGAACAGGGTCAGAGCGTCCAAAACGTCAGCGAGACCATGAGCATCGGCCAGACGGCGATCCGGCGCTGGTTGACGCAATACAGTGCTGAACAGAACGGCCAGCCAGGCATCGGAAAACCGCTCACCGCCGAGCAACAAAGGATCCGGCAACTGGAGCAGGAAAATCAGCAACTGCGCCAGGACGTCACCATCTTAAAAAAGGCATCGGCCTTCTTTGCCCGCGAAATGAAATGATTTACACGGTCATTCGTCAGCTGCAAAAGGAGGCCTTGCCTGTGCAGAAGAGCTGTGATTTGCTGGCCGTCAGCAGGTCGGGTTTTTACACGGCACAGCACCGTACCGCCAAGCCTGCATCCTGCAAAGCGAGCATCCATCTGAAAGCGGCATTCATGGCCAGCCATCAGAGCTACGGAAGCCGGCGACTGGTCACGGCCATGGCCAACGCGGGTGTGCGCATCGGGCGTTACAAAGTACGCCGGCTGATGCGCCAGGCGGCCTTGAAGCCGGTCTGGAAGCGTAAATTCGTACACACAACGGACAGCAAGCACGGCTTGCCGGTGGCCGCCAATGTGTTGAACCGGCAGTTCAATCCGGCCGCACCGAATCTCGCTTACGTCAGTGACATCACTTACA is a window of Janthinobacterium sp. J1-1 DNA encoding:
- a CDS encoding DEAD/DEAH box helicase; this translates as MLDPIGGFNRIKDFFISYVETSFRISDPASAAARRALLNSLGAFTTEPFIEPVLRYKSDGVKLEDLARRADGPLAPLSEEGRRAFAELALSGLFDGKPSSGDIRRASNYAPYRHQLDMLERGVRPGHPGVVTSGTGSGKTESFMLPVLAAIANEAVNWTSPDRSYMTEQWWRSATADWSLARAGERRPAAVRALVLYPMNALVEDQMVRLRRTLDSEEARAVMTERFSGNRVFFGQYTSGIEVTGHQAHPRLTGDTEEKKRRKRRLTKLRSTLQRAEQDQNAARKHDSSEMERFNLERALADQEGRDAPEAPETTRYIFPALDGGEMLSRWDMQETPPDLLITNASMLGAMLSREVEDPIFEQTREWLLTNDDAYFYLVFDELHLVRGSAGTEVSFLAKALIERLGLANPKHRYKLRILASSASMPMDGDDGQRSRQYLRDMFAPYGTSVAAGDLGKDDAGFWKTCVVEGSPNIPNWGQGKLDAAPFEALFKAGLGSRTDFIAKLTGTPELTHALKGTALALGVADEDEGRLVVKVAEAAAAALTNACREQNRVRASSASVISERLFKGDVQDFDAALRGLMLARALPESKIWKVRVALDTPAFRVHTFIRNIEGLFGAPTATKNGIVFDDLTVERGLSHAPPRANQAKGRRLFELLYCEACGDMLLGGQRGERRIISRSTELLPSSGNLENLPERAANDYYDRMTFEEFAVFWPRRTAPMLPEYDYDVWQPAHLDPHSGVVVCGLEIPAGNVGGYLYFQTDNAVSVGRNGNNSKTEPKRAKSAQPFCCPKCGTDYSRRPSSSRQRSPIRAFRTGVSKASQLVATEMFELLHAVGAEPKGICFSDSRQDAANQALNIEEMHLRDLRREVLVAAARARVERPIGEQLSEEKYKEMMSRLLQASDYDAMEDLSKRFGGQRQGDQVRALRKVALRDLLNGSNGSGVGDIVAAFVNMGIHPFDRHGRALYGDHPWHKLFCEANGSVEYAKNLTGAAQADLTAKILKQQYELNDDVIFANTFYSLEETGLGYPCLNSGESQNAMDAWLRVFAGAYRIKDNHFVEDGKVREWVQGIDVPIKNRVRKIADKVFPTDAIAGLTDLLQRFSLAGHRSGLFSIEHLYIKVADENDPYWRCRNCERVHLHTGFGLCTRCGEALDKSPVGRAGELWTTNFLGKRIVRGAADGVPRFRLRVEELTGQTEDFADRLRKFKGIFVNGESETEKRASAIDMLSVTTTMEVGIDIGALQSVYQANMPPQRFNYQQRVGRAGRRAQAFSFVVTFCRGRSHDAYYFAHPHAITGDAPPPPFLAVEHDPIPMRLLRKAWLRAAFQKLRDDCAKANKPYPGDALTPPDVHGEYVTTRDYYHDPAAQWSLRLKAALEATLSERDAFLNAAVTGAQRTRLLANATPSKIIEEIESLREHALDADYGLAKFLAEGGLFPMYGMPTRVRNLYLGLREERGEKNEYAWSTMDRDLDMAVLEYAPGNSLVKDKLRHKVVGFSSNLTDPVYRGTLTAQAVGRWWETQSYVALCASCGAAKFTENEPEGDAACDDCQTTLLKDVFSRYVTPAAFRTDFTPSNEEETTPRLSQRTVATVLKEGIPVDQANMRIWRGAGATILQLNDGPMDAEGEATRFLVDEAGDTRVSIPGSGGTLRLKDGQAIETNARQKNPARWPLSELGQQGLSVGLVARKETDAVYLELREFDPRLNLDCVARKGDHSDIAARAAAISATQILIQRAALELDVSPEEFVALEPRLRGGRPMLQIADALINGSGLCRRLGEPSVPGGPSYIGQIVEAILSRDDAWPLKDFVEAHPHAAHHQDQCMTSCYRCVQRFGNRSYHGLLDWRLGLAYLRALANPAYSCGLNPSEDELPELAGWRKRAQALAEEVALMRPSAIHSETLPHTGLSCIVEQSGKETWRYVVLHPLWKKNPEALRTILGGDYQGGMIPVDTYNLERRPLRVLADLRERRAGQPEKLST
- a CDS encoding DNA cytosine methyltransferase is translated as MSTSFMSLDPMLQDCSSEQLDSVKSALPAAVPKQLLSYFEFFAGSGLVTQGLKGIFNPVWANDIDAKKAAVYTANHSGKHFHLGSIADVKGSDLPVAQLAWASFPCQDLSLAGQTGGIHGKRSGLVWEWLRVIDEMPDPPPFLVAENVLGLVSSSGGAHYRTLHEALVQRGYKVGAMVIDAVHFVPQSRPRIFVVAVKRELSIPPELERSTPGWCHPEAVRKAAVGLPDWVWWDLPQPTARVKPLSDIIDFDAAYSDAKADERNLRLISPKQADFLNAIPEHELVVAPGYKRMRGSKQVLELRFDNVAGCLRTPSGGSSRQVLVIRENGKLQSRLLTVRETARLMGAPDTYKIPGTYTDGYKAMGDAVAVPVAEWLAAKLLFPLASANARQTKP
- a CDS encoding IS3 family transposase (programmed frameshift), with the protein product MTTRKRRVFDASLKLEVVRMIKEQGQSVQNVSETMSIGQTAIRRWLTQYSAEQNGQPGIGKPLTAEQQRIRQLEQENQQLRQDVTILKKAFGLLCPRNEMIYTVIRQLQKEALPVQKSCDLLAVSRSGFYTAQHRTAKPASCKASIHLKAAFMASHQSYGSRRLVTAMANAGVRIGRYKVRRLMRQAALKPVWKRKFVHTTDSKHGLPVAANVLNRQFNPAAPNLAYVSDITYIRTGAGWLYLATVLDLYARKVVGWAMAPSMPAQLVCDALSMAIGQRRPAPGLIVHSDRGSQYASALYQEMLERHGFVCSMSRKGNCWDNAVAERFFLNLKMERVWQRQYANHAEAKADITDYIVGFYNCKRLNSALGNLPPTVYERKMATREPIVVSEIT